One stretch of Bacteroidota bacterium DNA includes these proteins:
- a CDS encoding sigma-70 family RNA polymerase sigma factor, whose product MKPTLFFLNDDAKIIDLMKKGDEESLIFLYQQNKKAITSLVMRNNGSEDDADDVLQESVIVLWERVKSGRFEYSAKLSTFLFAVAKNIWSRKRMRKLREPATEFDHDSFESTDRSQLDDLIQTERSRVIADAMEKLGDPCKTLLIFYYWDELSQEDIAMQMGFANAATVKSKKYTCKKMLEKILNETGLLSEDRQ is encoded by the coding sequence GGGGGATGAAGAATCATTGATATTCCTGTATCAGCAGAATAAAAAAGCGATCACATCGCTTGTGATGCGGAACAACGGAAGTGAAGATGATGCGGACGATGTCTTGCAGGAATCGGTGATTGTATTATGGGAGCGCGTGAAAAGCGGACGGTTTGAATACTCTGCAAAGTTGAGTACGTTTCTCTTTGCCGTTGCAAAGAATATCTGGTCGCGCAAGCGGATGCGAAAGTTGAGAGAGCCCGCGACAGAATTTGATCATGACTCGTTCGAATCGACCGACCGATCGCAGCTGGATGATTTAATCCAGACTGAACGTTCTCGCGTTATTGCCGACGCGATGGAAAAACTGGGCGACCCATGTAAAACATTGTTGATATTTTACTACTGGGACGAATTATCGCAGGAAGATATTGCAATGCAAATGGGATTTGCCAATGCTGCGACGGTGAAATCAAAAAAATATACTTGCAAAAAAATGCTGGAAAAGATATTGAATGAAACAGGATTATTATCTGAAGATCGGCAATAA
- the recG gene encoding ATP-dependent DNA helicase RecG, which translates to MEHTNIPQAMNGQASTEIQYVKGVGPVRASVLKEIGIDSLQKLLYYFPYDYLDRSRITKIKDLPKLVESGNEVTVIGSVFRSEVKYTRNRKKIFFLTIKDETGYVSCVFYGGVEWFQKAFEPGEILAVSSVPELDKYNRVQFIHPEFDRLKTKDEEDETDWNSLLHTGAIIPKYSSSEVLRNAGLDNRGFRRILKNAITNNLNALTEHLPREILQRNTLLDISSSIKMIHFPKSYAELDHALRRLKFDELFYFQLLMAYRKRELKGELKGIQFSLKRNLTTTLKDSLPFELTSAQNRVIQEIHRDMQQLVPMNRLLQGDVGSGKTIVALFAMLTAIENGYQCALMAPTEILAEQHWRSIRNFLKDIPVNIRLLVGGQKKKLRDDVLEDIRRGTATIVIGTHALIQEHVQFANLGFVVIDEQHRFGVSQRALLREKGKQNPDVLVMTATPIPRTLSLTVYGDLDLSVIDELPKDRKQIRTAVRFEKDKSKIFQFVRNEVKQGRQAYVVYPLIEESEKIDLKAATKEFEYLRKKIFPEYTLGLLHGRLSSEEKDELMQRFKKNEIHILVATTVIEVGIDVPNATIMIIENAERFGLSQLHQLRGRVGRGAEQSYCILVTDEHYTKKTLQLASNRAEAHREVDGTKKRLETMVETNDGFKIAEVDLELRGAGEYFGTRQSGLPGFRLANIITDADILHVARKEAFALVERDPHLTRTENKNIRKEFEFVFKELLSFVRVG; encoded by the coding sequence ATGGAACACACCAACATTCCGCAAGCGATGAACGGACAAGCATCCACGGAAATTCAATACGTTAAAGGGGTCGGCCCTGTTCGCGCATCGGTGCTGAAAGAAATTGGTATCGATTCCCTGCAAAAACTTCTGTATTACTTTCCGTATGACTATCTTGACCGTTCGCGTATCACTAAGATCAAAGATCTTCCAAAACTCGTCGAATCTGGTAATGAGGTGACGGTGATCGGTTCGGTCTTTCGCTCTGAAGTAAAATATACCAGGAATAGAAAAAAAATATTTTTTCTTACGATAAAAGATGAAACAGGATACGTCAGCTGCGTTTTTTACGGTGGTGTAGAATGGTTCCAAAAAGCATTTGAGCCGGGAGAAATTCTTGCTGTGTCATCTGTCCCTGAGCTCGATAAATACAATCGTGTTCAGTTCATTCATCCAGAGTTTGACAGATTAAAAACTAAGGATGAAGAGGACGAAACGGATTGGAACTCACTGCTGCATACCGGCGCAATCATACCAAAATATTCCTCCAGTGAAGTATTACGCAATGCAGGATTGGATAATCGCGGGTTCAGAAGAATTCTTAAAAATGCGATTACGAATAATCTCAATGCATTAACAGAACACCTTCCTCGAGAGATTCTTCAACGGAATACGCTGCTTGATATCTCTTCATCCATCAAAATGATTCACTTTCCAAAATCCTACGCTGAACTTGATCATGCATTGCGGCGTTTGAAGTTTGATGAATTGTTTTATTTCCAGTTACTGATGGCTTATCGCAAACGTGAACTTAAAGGAGAATTGAAGGGAATTCAGTTTAGTCTAAAACGGAATCTGACAACTACATTGAAGGATTCCCTTCCGTTTGAATTGACTTCTGCACAGAATCGCGTGATTCAGGAAATACACAGAGATATGCAGCAGCTTGTACCGATGAACCGGTTGTTGCAAGGGGATGTCGGGAGCGGTAAAACAATTGTTGCATTATTTGCGATGCTGACTGCTATTGAGAATGGTTATCAATGTGCACTCATGGCTCCAACAGAGATTCTCGCCGAACAACATTGGCGAAGTATTCGAAATTTCCTAAAGGATATTCCCGTTAATATTCGACTCCTTGTTGGCGGACAAAAGAAAAAACTACGTGATGATGTGTTGGAGGATATTCGCCGAGGAACTGCAACCATTGTGATCGGAACACATGCATTGATTCAGGAGCATGTCCAATTTGCTAATCTGGGGTTTGTCGTAATAGATGAACAGCATCGATTTGGTGTTTCACAGCGCGCACTTTTGCGTGAGAAGGGGAAACAAAATCCGGACGTGTTGGTGATGACAGCGACACCTATTCCGCGGACACTGTCATTGACGGTGTATGGCGATCTTGATCTCTCCGTTATTGATGAATTGCCAAAAGACAGAAAACAAATTCGAACTGCTGTCCGTTTTGAGAAAGACAAGAGTAAAATATTTCAATTCGTTCGGAACGAAGTGAAACAGGGGAGACAGGCGTATGTTGTGTATCCGTTAATTGAGGAATCGGAGAAAATTGACCTAAAAGCGGCTACAAAAGAGTTTGAATATCTACGTAAAAAGATTTTTCCGGAATATACACTTGGATTGCTTCACGGACGTCTATCATCCGAAGAGAAGGATGAATTGATGCAGCGCTTCAAAAAAAATGAAATTCACATTCTTGTAGCAACAACAGTTATCGAAGTCGGTATTGATGTTCCGAATGCTACGATTATGATTATAGAAAATGCAGAACGGTTTGGACTCTCCCAGCTTCATCAATTGCGCGGACGGGTTGGCCGTGGAGCAGAACAGAGTTACTGCATTTTAGTTACCGATGAGCATTACACCAAAAAGACATTGCAGCTTGCATCGAATCGGGCCGAAGCACATCGCGAAGTTGACGGGACAAAAAAGCGATTGGAAACAATGGTAGAAACAAATGACGGTTTCAAAATAGCAGAAGTAGATCTCGAATTGCGCGGTGCCGGTGAATATTTCGGCACGCGCCAAAGCGGTTTACCCGGATTTCGTCTGGCCAATATCATCACTGATGCGGATATCCTACATGTCGCAAGAAAAGAAGCATTTGCGTTGGTAGAACGAGATCCGCATTTAACCCGCACAGAAAACAAAAATATTCGTAAAGAATTCGAATTTGTCTTTAAAGAGTTGTTATCATTTGTGCGAGTAGGATAA
- a CDS encoding D-alanine--D-alanine ligase: protein MDVALVYNVKKEENEDAASVAQPSSQHQQTTHTQIQVTPSADAFAEWDTIETIHAVRNALSLCHSVSLIEADEDAFDTLRSSRPDIVFNIAEGRFGASREAQIPAILEMLNIPYTGSDPLTLGICLDKSRAKEILSYYNIANPKFAVISSLSELQSLNFPVPAMVKPLFEGSSKGIFDSSLVHSTKELVEQVTKVLEEYDEPALIEEFLPGREFTVAMLGNGNELKVLPIVEIKFDSLPSGVNPIYSYEAKWIWDQSSNPLEIFECPAKLDTHLKTDIEVLCRNTYNALRCRDWSRIDVRLDKNGSPNIIEINPLPGILPKIEDNSCFPKAARMAGLNYNEMLNAVLDAGIKRYNL from the coding sequence ATGGATGTAGCATTAGTCTACAACGTGAAGAAGGAAGAGAACGAAGACGCGGCGAGCGTCGCTCAACCTTCGAGTCAACATCAACAAACGACTCACACACAAATACAAGTCACACCAAGCGCAGATGCATTTGCGGAATGGGATACTATCGAAACTATCCACGCCGTACGTAATGCACTTTCCCTTTGCCACTCCGTCTCTCTTATTGAAGCTGATGAAGATGCATTTGATACTTTGCGGTCATCGCGGCCGGATATTGTTTTTAATATTGCTGAAGGGCGTTTCGGAGCATCACGTGAAGCACAAATCCCTGCGATACTTGAGATGTTGAACATCCCGTATACCGGTTCTGATCCTCTCACGCTTGGTATTTGCCTTGATAAGTCCCGCGCAAAAGAAATTCTCTCGTATTATAACATCGCTAATCCAAAATTTGCCGTCATATCCTCTCTCTCAGAACTTCAATCATTGAATTTTCCGGTTCCAGCAATGGTCAAACCACTCTTTGAGGGTTCAAGCAAAGGTATTTTTGATTCATCGCTTGTCCATTCCACTAAAGAATTGGTTGAGCAGGTGACGAAGGTGCTGGAAGAATATGATGAACCAGCGTTGATCGAAGAATTTTTACCCGGCAGGGAATTTACCGTTGCAATGTTGGGGAATGGAAATGAGCTGAAAGTTCTTCCAATTGTCGAGATAAAATTTGATTCGCTACCAAGTGGAGTGAACCCGATCTACTCGTACGAAGCAAAATGGATATGGGATCAATCTTCCAATCCACTCGAGATTTTTGAATGTCCTGCTAAACTTGATACTCATCTAAAAACGGATATAGAAGTCCTTTGCCGGAATACCTATAACGCCCTTCGTTGTAGGGATTGGTCTAGAATCGATGTCCGGTTAGACAAAAATGGCAGTCCAAATATCATTGAAATTAACCCTTTGCCTGGAATTCTTCCGAAAATTGAAGATAATTCATGTTTTCCCAAAGCGGCAAGAATGGCAGGATTGAATTATAACGAGATGTTAAATGCAGTGCTGGATGCGGGGATAAAGCGATACAATCTATAA